A stretch of Alphaproteobacteria bacterium DNA encodes these proteins:
- the gpmI gene encoding 2,3-bisphosphoglycerate-independent phosphoglycerate mutase, protein MTTFDTKKPVLLCILDGWGYSPISKNNAIHQAHKPWFDKFLKEYPHSLIEASELHVGLPHGQMGNSEVGHTTIGAGRIMMQDLVRIDHAIDQHLLEKNPTLLNFIEELKKKKGDCHLMGLLSPGGVHSHQTHIFHLAKIIASHHIQVYLHLFLDGRDTPPSSAKEYISDFLNLIQSIPNLKIATLIGRYYAMDRDKRWERTTLAYECMVKAQGIKSHNPLYALDQAYARGETDEFIEPIVIDDYKGMKDHDGLIMANFRADRVRQILQALLDPNFVSFQRPVQIKFSGAVGMCDYGTGLSPFMTTLFPTETIQNGLGDVIAKAGLKQLRIAETEKYAHVTFFLNGGNEDPVPGEERILIPSPKVATYDLQPEMSAYLVTNKLVDAIMQNKFDFIVVNYANADMVGHSGDLKASIKAIEALDQCLGQLYNALQHTNGTMIITADHGNAETMCDEGTHQPHTAHTLNPVPFILVRGPQHAKVHNGNLSDIAPTILSLLNLKKPLEMTGHSLIYFDI, encoded by the coding sequence ATGACCACATTTGATACAAAAAAACCTGTTCTTCTGTGCATCCTTGATGGATGGGGATATAGTCCCATATCCAAGAATAATGCCATTCACCAAGCCCACAAACCTTGGTTCGATAAATTTTTAAAAGAATATCCCCATAGTTTAATCGAAGCATCAGAGCTCCATGTGGGCCTCCCCCATGGTCAAATGGGTAATTCTGAAGTAGGACACACAACCATTGGGGCAGGCCGTATTATGATGCAGGATCTGGTTCGCATTGATCACGCGATTGATCAGCATCTTCTTGAAAAAAATCCAACCCTCCTTAATTTTATTGAAGAGTTAAAAAAGAAAAAAGGTGATTGTCATTTAATGGGTCTTTTATCTCCAGGGGGTGTTCATTCCCATCAAACGCATATTTTTCATTTGGCCAAAATTATTGCAAGCCATCATATTCAAGTTTATCTTCATCTTTTTTTAGATGGCAGAGATACCCCACCTTCGAGTGCCAAAGAATATATCAGCGATTTTTTAAATTTAATTCAATCTATTCCAAATCTTAAAATTGCTACTTTAATTGGCAGATATTATGCCATGGACCGCGATAAACGGTGGGAACGTACAACCCTTGCTTATGAATGTATGGTAAAAGCCCAAGGGATTAAATCCCACAATCCTCTTTATGCTCTTGATCAAGCTTATGCCCGCGGGGAAACAGATGAATTCATTGAACCTATTGTGATTGATGATTATAAAGGCATGAAAGATCATGATGGTCTTATTATGGCCAATTTCAGAGCCGATCGTGTCCGCCAAATTTTACAAGCTTTGTTAGATCCAAATTTTGTATCGTTTCAAAGACCAGTTCAGATTAAATTTTCTGGGGCGGTTGGTATGTGTGATTATGGAACAGGCCTGTCCCCTTTCATGACAACCTTGTTCCCAACGGAAACAATTCAAAATGGGTTGGGGGACGTTATTGCTAAAGCAGGATTAAAGCAACTACGCATTGCCGAAACCGAAAAATACGCGCATGTCACATTTTTCTTGAATGGGGGAAATGAAGATCCAGTCCCAGGCGAGGAACGTATTTTAATCCCATCCCCTAAGGTTGCAACCTATGATTTACAACCTGAAATGTCGGCTTATCTTGTGACCAATAAATTGGTTGATGCCATAATGCAAAATAAATTTGATTTTATTGTGGTTAATTATGCCAATGCAGATATGGTTGGACATTCTGGTGATTTAAAAGCATCTATCAAAGCTATCGAAGCTTTAGATCAATGTTTGGGACAATTATATAATGCCCTTCAACATACAAATGGGACAATGATTATCACAGCTGATCATGGAAATGCTGAAACAATGTGTGATGAAGGGACCCATCAACCTCATACAGCACATACACTTAACCCTGTTCCTTTTATTTTGGTGCGTGGTCCCCAACATGCCAAAGTGCATAATGGTAATCTATCAGATATTGCCCCCACAATCTTATCTTTATTAAATTTAAAAAAACCATTAGAAATGACGGGACATTCTTTAATTTATTTTGATATTTAA
- a CDS encoding 23S rRNA (pseudouridine(1915)-N(3))-methyltransferase RlmH, producing the protein MRITITSIGKWKKGPEKNLFDHYCQRIRWPLDLIEIDERQVNATKNLKKDALLEFYDIKNDSARHHIILDEQGILLKSGDLAKKIEHWQNSSIKQLKFFIGGSDGHNPILYDHADLLLSLGPMTWPHLLTRGLLVEQLYRSQQIIANHPYHRY; encoded by the coding sequence GTGCGTATTACGATCACATCTATTGGCAAATGGAAAAAAGGGCCAGAAAAAAACCTTTTTGACCATTATTGTCAGCGAATTCGATGGCCTTTGGATCTTATTGAAATTGATGAAAGACAGGTAAACGCCACAAAAAATCTTAAAAAAGATGCGCTTCTAGAATTTTATGACATTAAAAATGATTCGGCGCGACACCATATTATTTTAGATGAACAGGGTATTTTATTAAAAAGTGGGGATTTGGCAAAAAAAATTGAACATTGGCAAAATTCTAGTATTAAGCAGTTAAAGTTTTTTATTGGCGGAAGTGATGGACATAACCCTATCCTTTATGATCATGCTGATCTTCTTTTATCCTTAGGACCCATGACATGGCCCCATTTATTGACGCGCGGGCTTTTGGTTGAACAGCTTTATCGAAGTCAGCAAATTATTGCGAACCACCCTTATCATCGTTATTAA
- the mtaB gene encoding tRNA (N(6)-L-threonylcarbamoyladenosine(37)-C(2))-methylthiotransferase MtaB codes for MTNKADVITFGCRLNSYETEIIKSHVTKAGLDDVIVFNSCAVTAEAERQLRQAIRKARRENPQHRIVVTGCAAQINPDAFEKMIEVDHVLGNQEKLVFENFQKLSRQLISMATPMDQNTPKVLVGDIMTLEETAGHLIGHVNNGELVKNFDSKSRAFLQIQQGCDHRCTFCIIPFGRGNSRSVDVSTIVAEARLLIDHGIKEIILTGVDLTSYRHENLTLGMMVKKLLESVPDLPRLRLSSLDVAEIDDDLLDVIQSDPRLMPHLHLSLQAGDDLILKRMKRRHTCAQAIDFCKMIKKMRPDIVLGADFIAGFPTETEEMFQHTLDLVHECDLTFLHVFPFSARAGTPASKMPQLAKSICKERAQRLRSYGDKRRHDFFVEQKNKILDVLIDQENTEFFLGYSQHFAPVRLMKNGQLIKNDKAEIKNITLGDIIKVLVAGHTSTHLEAYLI; via the coding sequence ATGACCAATAAAGCAGATGTCATAACCTTTGGATGCAGACTTAATAGCTATGAAACAGAAATTATTAAGTCGCATGTGACAAAGGCCGGTCTTGATGACGTAATTGTTTTTAACAGTTGCGCAGTAACAGCCGAAGCCGAACGGCAATTACGCCAGGCTATTCGCAAAGCCAGGCGGGAAAACCCACAGCATCGTATTGTGGTGACAGGATGTGCGGCCCAAATTAATCCGGATGCTTTTGAAAAAATGATCGAGGTTGATCATGTTTTGGGTAACCAAGAAAAACTTGTATTTGAAAATTTTCAAAAACTTTCGCGGCAATTAATCTCTATGGCAACCCCTATGGATCAAAATACACCCAAGGTTCTGGTGGGTGATATTATGACCCTAGAAGAAACCGCAGGACATCTGATAGGTCATGTAAATAATGGGGAATTGGTTAAAAATTTTGATAGTAAAAGCAGGGCATTTTTACAAATTCAACAAGGGTGTGATCACCGATGTACCTTTTGTATCATTCCCTTTGGTCGTGGTAATAGCCGTAGTGTTGATGTATCAACCATTGTGGCAGAAGCACGATTGTTAATAGACCATGGAATTAAAGAAATTATTTTAACAGGAGTGGACCTTACGTCATATCGGCATGAAAATTTAACCTTGGGTATGATGGTAAAAAAATTGTTGGAGAGTGTACCAGATTTACCAAGGCTTCGCCTTTCATCCCTGGATGTGGCAGAAATAGATGATGATCTATTGGATGTAATCCAATCCGATCCACGGCTGATGCCCCATCTTCATTTAAGCTTGCAGGCCGGTGATGATTTAATTTTAAAAAGAATGAAGCGTCGCCATACATGTGCCCAGGCCATTGATTTTTGTAAAATGATAAAGAAAATGCGCCCTGATATCGTTTTGGGTGCAGATTTTATTGCTGGCTTTCCAACCGAAACCGAAGAAATGTTTCAGCATACGTTGGATCTTGTGCATGAATGTGATTTGACATTTTTGCATGTATTTCCTTTTTCCGCGCGGGCTGGTACACCAGCTTCGAAAATGCCCCAACTGGCTAAATCAATTTGTAAAGAAAGGGCGCAAAGATTACGTAGCTATGGGGATAAAAGACGCCATGATTTTTTTGTTGAACAAAAAAATAAAATTCTTGATGTTCTCATTGACCAAGAAAATACAGAATTCTTTTTGGGTTATAGCCAGCATTTTGCCCCGGTTCGGTTAATGAAAAATGGTCAACTAATTAAAAATGATAAAGCAGAAATAAAAAATATCACCCTAGGTGATATCATAAAGGTATTGGTTGCGGGTCATACCTCAACCCATTTGGAAGCATATTTGATTTAA
- the ftsY gene encoding signal recognition particle-docking protein FtsY produces MSDEKIGWFKKIGQGLKKSSDRLTTGMVDIFTKKKPDAQTLDDLEELLLMADFGPKIAGHCIDQIRKKRIDKNFDAHMVKEILADEIKRILMPVEQPLPLSSSSLSNITLPQLIMIVGINGGGKTTTVGKLGSFYQQIGHKVMFAAGDTFRAAAVEQLQIWGKRINVPVIIGSEKNDPAALAFDAYQQAQKDNMDILLLDTAGRLHNKSHLMDELKKIERVVKKIDPTLPHYVILVLDATLGQNAIVQIETFKEIVPLSGLIITKLDGTAKGGIVVALAEKFQLPIYAIGVGEKFDDLRPFDADLFTHSLLDLDTKL; encoded by the coding sequence ATGTCTGACGAAAAAATTGGGTGGTTTAAGAAAATAGGACAGGGGTTAAAGAAAAGTTCGGATCGATTAACCACTGGTATGGTTGATATTTTTACCAAAAAGAAACCAGATGCCCAAACATTAGATGATTTGGAAGAATTGCTTCTCATGGCTGATTTTGGCCCCAAGATTGCTGGTCACTGCATTGATCAAATAAGAAAAAAAAGAATTGATAAGAATTTTGATGCCCATATGGTGAAAGAAATTTTAGCGGATGAAATTAAAAGGATTTTAATGCCTGTGGAGCAACCATTGCCCTTATCATCATCTTCATTATCGAATATAACTTTACCCCAGCTTATAATGATTGTGGGGATTAATGGCGGGGGTAAAACAACAACTGTTGGGAAATTGGGATCTTTCTATCAACAAATTGGGCATAAAGTTATGTTTGCTGCGGGCGATACATTCCGTGCGGCTGCGGTTGAACAATTACAAATATGGGGAAAGCGCATTAATGTGCCCGTGATAATAGGCTCAGAAAAAAATGACCCAGCTGCTTTGGCCTTTGATGCTTATCAACAAGCCCAAAAAGATAATATGGATATTTTGTTACTTGATACGGCCGGTAGACTTCATAACAAATCGCATTTGATGGATGAATTAAAAAAGATTGAACGTGTTGTAAAAAAAATTGACCCAACTTTACCCCATTATGTTATCTTGGTCCTTGATGCAACACTGGGCCAAAATGCTATTGTCCAAATCGAAACGTTTAAAGAAATTGTGCCTTTAAGCGGATTGATTATCACCAAGCTTGATGGGACGGCCAAAGGTGGGATTGTGGTGGCATTAGCCGAAAAATTTCAATTGCCCATTTACGCAATCGGGGTGGGGGAGAAATTTGACGATCTGCGCCCCTTTGATGCAGATCTTTTTACCCACAGCCTGTTGGATTTAGATACAAAATTATAG
- a CDS encoding Fic family protein: MITTDTLHITQDILNLIAEIDEFKGAWRALGTLAPERLSALRHVATIESVGSSTRIEGSKLSDKEVERLLSNIQINSFDTRDEQEVAGYAQTMEMVFQSWVNITITENHIKQLHRDLLKYSSRDDHHRGQYKTHTNNVVAFDENGHQIGIIFETATPFDTPHLMKELVIFTNKAFEDKKLHPLLIIGIFTVVFLGIHPFQDGNGRLSRILTTLLLLRSGYTYAPYSSLESVIEQSKDAYYLALRQTQQSIRTDAPNWQPWIVFFLQALQQQVKRLAQKVEREKIVLSSLPELSVQILDHVRHHGRVTIGDMVKLTGVSRNTLKEHFRLLTEKNYLALHGSGRGAWYTLL; encoded by the coding sequence ATGATTACAACAGACACCCTACATATCACCCAAGATATTCTAAATTTGATTGCTGAAATTGATGAATTCAAAGGTGCGTGGCGCGCCCTTGGAACCTTGGCACCTGAACGTTTATCTGCCTTACGACATGTTGCCACGATTGAAAGTGTGGGGTCATCAACCCGGATTGAAGGCAGTAAGTTGTCAGATAAGGAGGTCGAACGTTTATTATCCAATATTCAAATCAATTCTTTTGATACACGGGATGAACAAGAGGTAGCAGGGTACGCCCAAACCATGGAAATGGTTTTTCAATCATGGGTTAATATTACAATAACCGAAAACCATATCAAACAGCTGCACCGTGATTTATTGAAATATAGCAGCCGGGATGATCATCATCGTGGCCAATATAAAACCCATACCAACAATGTGGTAGCCTTTGATGAAAATGGGCATCAAATTGGTATTATTTTTGAAACAGCAACACCTTTTGATACACCCCATTTAATGAAAGAGCTCGTTATCTTTACCAACAAAGCGTTTGAGGATAAAAAACTTCACCCCTTATTGATTATTGGAATTTTTACTGTGGTCTTTCTAGGCATCCATCCTTTTCAAGATGGGAATGGCCGGTTGAGCCGTATTTTAACCACGCTGCTTTTACTGCGCTCTGGTTACACATATGCCCCTTATAGCTCATTGGAAAGTGTGATTGAACAAAGTAAAGATGCCTATTATCTAGCCCTTCGTCAAACTCAACAATCAATTCGAACCGATGCCCCAAATTGGCAACCTTGGATTGTTTTCTTTTTGCAAGCTCTCCAACAACAAGTAAAACGTTTAGCCCAAAAAGTTGAACGCGAGAAAATTGTCTTATCATCGCTTCCAGAATTATCGGTCCAAATCCTGGACCATGTTCGTCATCATGGCCGTGTTACAATTGGGGATATGGTCAAATTGACGGGGGTCAGCCGTAATACATTAAAAGAGCATTTTCGATTGCTGACCGAAAAAAATTACCTTGCCCTTCATGGAAGTGGCAGAGGTGCATGGTATACACTTCTGTAA